The proteins below are encoded in one region of Rhododendron vialii isolate Sample 1 chromosome 7a, ASM3025357v1:
- the LOC131333782 gene encoding dolichyl-diphosphooligosaccharide--protein glycosyltransferase subunit DAD1 isoform X1, translated as MLLPKIVIRNLALNSTRKVLLVFFFFLSFFTHQWGFCLQARHSYSRRERERERRRRRRRRRMGKSSATKDAQALFQSLRSAYAATPTNLKIIDLYVMFAVFTAVIQVVYMAIVGSFPFNSFLSGVLSGVGTAVLAVCLRIQVNKENKEFKDLPPERAFADFVLCNLVLHLVIMNFLG; from the exons atgctcttgccCAAAATTGTTATCAGAAATCTGGCCTTAAATTCCACCAGGAAGGTTCTTctggtgtttttcttttttctttccttctttacTCATCAGTGGGGGTTCTGTTTGCAAGCTAGACATTCATAttccaggagagagagagagagagagagaagaagaagaagaagaagaagaagaatggggaaGTCGTCGGCGACAAAGGATGCTCAAGCACTTTTCCAATCGCTCCGGTCTGCTTATGCTGCCACTCCCACAAATCtcaag ATCATCGATCTATACGTCATGTTTGCAGTCTTCACCGCTGTGATTCAG GTTGTTTACATGGCTATAGTTGGATCTTTCCCATTCAACTCTTTTCTCTCAGGAGTTCTTTCTGGCGTCGGGACAGCAGTTCTTGCTG TTTGTCTCCGTATACAAGTGAACAAAGAAAACAAGGAATTCAAG GATTTGCCGCCAGAACGTGCTTTTGCGGACTTTGTTCTCTGCAATTTGGTGCTCCATTTGGTGATTATGAACTTCCTCGGATAA
- the LOC131333782 gene encoding dolichyl-diphosphooligosaccharide--protein glycosyltransferase subunit DAD1 isoform X2 has protein sequence MGKSSATKDAQALFQSLRSAYAATPTNLKIIDLYVMFAVFTAVIQVVYMAIVGSFPFNSFLSGVLSGVGTAVLAVCLRIQVNKENKEFKDLPPERAFADFVLCNLVLHLVIMNFLG, from the exons atggggaaGTCGTCGGCGACAAAGGATGCTCAAGCACTTTTCCAATCGCTCCGGTCTGCTTATGCTGCCACTCCCACAAATCtcaag ATCATCGATCTATACGTCATGTTTGCAGTCTTCACCGCTGTGATTCAG GTTGTTTACATGGCTATAGTTGGATCTTTCCCATTCAACTCTTTTCTCTCAGGAGTTCTTTCTGGCGTCGGGACAGCAGTTCTTGCTG TTTGTCTCCGTATACAAGTGAACAAAGAAAACAAGGAATTCAAG GATTTGCCGCCAGAACGTGCTTTTGCGGACTTTGTTCTCTGCAATTTGGTGCTCCATTTGGTGATTATGAACTTCCTCGGATAA